From the Lathyrus oleraceus cultivar Zhongwan6 chromosome 4, CAAS_Psat_ZW6_1.0, whole genome shotgun sequence genome, one window contains:
- the LOC127135813 gene encoding uncharacterized protein LOC127135813 has protein sequence MYKKAWKSFKELSKDEKDEWFDKFKEKCTWNVMDEYMIRKNYRGRTSVRLSDMLRRVRLDWEERNIRPNWIGKEVFDELLAYWATDNFKAKSQKAKDMRASERGGCLNATGSISIGEHAKRMTKAQGRPPRLNELFVKTRTKKSGDLVDDRSRRTIEEYQRLLTQFLVENPQYTPVGSNPLDPRVDMYIWSLVTGGKGRNGCFFGVGPLAGNYRTGDRTLFDRVASGEGTSRPTQLTPEMMETVRQLALTEARRETAEREAALKAELEEMKKRQHDMEEQMRQFMQSMSRNQNQRTTEDDEDDDEFDV, from the exons ATGTATAAAAAAGCTTGGAAGTCATTCAAAGAACTTTCCAAGGATGAGAAAGATGAATGGTTTGATAAATTTAAG GAAAAGTGTACGTGGAATGTAATGGATGAATATATGATTAGAAAAAATTATCGGGGAAGAACATCTGTCCGACTTTCTGACATGCTTAGGCGTGTCAGACTTGATTGGGAAGAACGAAATATTCGTCCCAACTGGATAGGCAAGGAAGTATTTGACGAACTTCTTGCCTATTGGGCTACCGATAATTTTAAAGCTAAATCTCAAAAAGCAAAAGACATGAGAGCATCCGAAAGGGGGGGTTGCCTTAATGCTACAGGAAGTATAAGCATTGGAGAACATGCAAAACGGATG ACTAAGGCACAAGGAAGACCCCCCCGACTTAATGAGTTGTTTGTGAAGACCCGTACAAAAAAATCGGGGGATTTGGTTGATGATCGGTCGAGAAGAACTATA GAGGAGTATCAAAGATTGCTCACACAATTTCTAGTTGAAAATCCTCAATATACACCTGTTGGTTCTAATCCGCTTGATCCACGCGTGGATATGTATATTTGGAGCTTAGTCACTGGAGGGAAGGGACGTAATGGGTGTTTTTTTGGTGTTGGTCCTTTGGCTGGCAACTACAGAACCGGAGATAGAACTTTATTTGATAGAGTTGCAAGTGGGGAAGGAACGTCCCGTCCAACACAATTGACACCTGAAATGATGGAAACGGTGAGGCAACTGGCTCTAACAGAGGCTAGACGAGAGACGGCGGAGCGTGAGGCGGCGTTAAAGGCCGAATTAGAGGAAATGAAAAAAAGACAACACGATATGGAGGAGCAAATGAGACAATTTATGCAGTCCATGAGTAGAAATCAAAATCAAAGAACAACTGAAGACGATGAAGATGACGACGAATTTGATGTGTAA